A single genomic interval of Amycolatopsis albispora harbors:
- a CDS encoding TauD/TfdA dioxygenase family protein, with amino-acid sequence MVQASGGRGRIQDIPVEMVRRWTEESRVLVLRGFDLLDPLEFADYCRQWGEVLKWDDQEVIDLVIQENPKNYLFGSGDVPFHWDGAFVEANPRYFMFQCLDATPGVGGETVFSDTTQVYRDVNEELRERWSRISMTYSTEKVVHYGGEITERLVSQHPATGLPVLRFAEPLAPEKYKNPVHVKVNGVDESEADELLTTLAELVHRPEYCYDHDWRAGDIVLADNFSLIHGRNAFTGPTKRHLQRVEVI; translated from the coding sequence GTGGTGCAGGCATCCGGTGGCCGGGGCAGGATCCAGGACATCCCGGTCGAGATGGTCCGCCGCTGGACGGAGGAGTCGCGGGTGCTGGTCCTGCGCGGGTTCGACCTGCTGGACCCGCTGGAATTCGCGGACTACTGCCGTCAATGGGGCGAGGTGCTCAAGTGGGATGACCAGGAAGTGATCGACCTGGTCATCCAGGAGAATCCGAAGAACTACCTTTTCGGCAGTGGTGACGTCCCATTCCACTGGGACGGCGCGTTTGTCGAAGCGAACCCGCGGTACTTCATGTTCCAGTGCCTCGACGCGACACCGGGCGTGGGCGGGGAAACGGTTTTCTCCGACACCACGCAGGTCTACCGCGACGTGAACGAAGAGCTGCGCGAGCGGTGGAGCCGGATCAGCATGACCTACTCGACCGAGAAGGTCGTGCACTACGGCGGTGAGATCACCGAACGGCTGGTCTCCCAGCACCCCGCGACCGGGCTGCCCGTGCTGCGGTTCGCCGAGCCGCTGGCGCCGGAGAAGTACAAGAACCCGGTCCACGTCAAGGTGAACGGCGTCGACGAGTCCGAAGCGGACGAACTGCTCACCACGCTGGCGGAACTCGTGCACCGGCCCGAGTACTGCTACGACCACGACTGGCGGGCTGGCGACATCGTGCTGGCGGACAACTTCTCGCTGATCCACGGGCGCAACGCGTTCACCGGGCCGACCAAGCGCCATCTCCAGCGGGTCGAGGTCATCTGA
- a CDS encoding aminotransferase class V-fold PLP-dependent enzyme: MTVAVESTPALLGAGLRVPLVTGGHVEYANLDYAASTPCLVDVRDGIDRLLPWYSSVHRGAGLASQVSTMAYERARDSVRTFVGAKPDAAVIFTRNTTDALNLLGRSLPAGTQVFRFASEHHAALLPWRNARLHRLGIPASPENAVRSLARALADAPSGPRLVVLTGASNVTGELWPIPELAEVARLFGAHTVLDAAQLAGHRPIDQAGWGLSWVAVSGHKMYAPFGTGALVGSGDWLADAEPYLVGGGATESVADDAGAETVTWTGLPHLHEGGSPNVVGAHAMAGACETLTRLGWGPLVEHEQALTARVRDGLASVPGVRLLGLWDEDHPRTGVVSFSLTRPDPRLVATALAAEYGIGVRDGAFCAHLAVRFLLDRCGHDGAAQAVRVSVGLGTTTEHVDRLVHGLRELVSNGPKWAYADTGGGWRPRPDPRPVPELR, encoded by the coding sequence GTGACCGTCGCCGTCGAAAGCACCCCGGCCCTGCTCGGCGCCGGCCTGCGGGTGCCGCTGGTGACCGGCGGGCACGTCGAGTACGCCAATCTGGACTACGCCGCGAGCACCCCGTGCCTGGTGGACGTCCGGGACGGCATCGACCGGCTGCTGCCGTGGTACAGCAGCGTGCATCGAGGGGCGGGGCTGGCGTCGCAGGTGTCGACGATGGCGTACGAACGGGCGCGGGACTCGGTGCGGACCTTCGTCGGCGCGAAGCCCGACGCCGCGGTGATCTTCACCCGGAACACCACCGACGCGCTGAACCTGCTCGGCCGATCGCTGCCGGCCGGCACCCAGGTGTTCCGGTTCGCCTCCGAACACCACGCGGCGTTGCTGCCGTGGCGGAACGCCCGGCTGCACCGGCTCGGCATACCGGCCAGCCCCGAGAACGCCGTCCGCAGCCTGGCGCGCGCGTTGGCCGACGCGCCCAGCGGTCCGCGGCTGGTGGTGCTGACCGGGGCGTCGAACGTCACCGGCGAGCTGTGGCCGATACCCGAACTGGCCGAAGTGGCGCGGCTGTTCGGGGCGCACACCGTGCTCGACGCGGCGCAACTGGCCGGGCACCGGCCGATCGACCAGGCGGGCTGGGGCCTTTCGTGGGTCGCGGTGTCCGGCCACAAGATGTACGCGCCGTTCGGGACGGGCGCACTGGTCGGGTCGGGCGACTGGCTGGCCGACGCCGAGCCGTACCTGGTCGGCGGTGGTGCGACCGAGTCGGTCGCCGACGACGCCGGTGCCGAGACGGTGACCTGGACCGGGCTGCCGCACCTGCACGAGGGCGGCTCACCGAACGTCGTCGGTGCGCACGCGATGGCGGGTGCGTGCGAGACGCTGACGAGGCTGGGCTGGGGCCCGCTGGTCGAACACGAGCAGGCGCTGACGGCCCGGGTGCGCGACGGTCTCGCGAGTGTTCCCGGCGTGCGGCTGCTCGGGTTGTGGGACGAGGACCATCCGCGAACGGGGGTGGTGTCGTTCAGCCTGACCCGGCCCGATCCGCGGCTGGTCGCGACCGCGCTGGCGGCCGAGTACGGCATCGGCGTGCGGGACGGCGCGTTCTGCGCCCATCTGGCCGTGCGGTTCCTGCTGGACCGCTGTGGTCACGACGGGGCCGCTCAGGCGGTGCGGGTGAGCGTCGGCCTCGGCACCACCACCGAGCACGTCGACCGGCTGGTGCACGGGCTGCGCGAGCTGGTGTCGAACGGTCCGAAGTGGGCATACGCGGACACCGGCGGCGGCTGGCGGCCGCGGCCCGATCCCCGGCCAGTGCCGGAGTTGCGATGA
- a CDS encoding isocyanide synthase family protein yields MPKRSHDQYWGDSVSVREISEVKSTDTLPHADVARRVLEVLYRFRRIIDSPDGDDSACIDCFEARRTKIDRFVENCERIEFVIPAFPAKSPNRTKVLGELPDLSERLALSFLQSLCDYISHFYPPGARITICSDGHVFGDVVGVSDATVTAYRESLANIIRTGNLTSLAIYGLDDAFGMMNYPVLRDILERDYSDTVTELKEKIRVDDGTRSLFNGIHRFLFEDAVGVHGGEVSRTKLRTESKERTYHTIRRSNAWSRVVAEKFPDAMRLSIHPQPAHSEKFGLQLMRTGDSWLTPWHGVALDDGRSVSLVKRSDAERVDATIVWREDRPSHFVAPHLSIRPEEAAR; encoded by the coding sequence GTGCCGAAACGCTCGCATGATCAATACTGGGGAGATTCTGTCTCGGTGAGAGAAATTTCCGAAGTCAAATCAACTGATACGCTGCCGCACGCGGATGTGGCCCGCCGGGTATTGGAAGTGCTCTACCGGTTCCGGCGCATCATCGATTCGCCGGACGGCGATGACAGCGCGTGCATCGACTGCTTCGAAGCGCGACGGACGAAGATCGATCGATTCGTCGAAAACTGCGAGCGGATCGAGTTCGTCATTCCGGCCTTTCCCGCCAAGTCTCCCAACCGCACCAAGGTGCTGGGCGAGCTGCCGGACCTGAGCGAACGGCTGGCCCTGTCCTTCCTGCAGTCCCTGTGCGACTACATCAGCCACTTCTACCCGCCTGGCGCACGGATCACCATCTGCTCGGACGGCCACGTCTTCGGTGACGTGGTCGGCGTCAGCGACGCCACGGTCACCGCCTACCGGGAGAGCCTCGCCAACATCATCCGAACCGGAAACCTGACCTCGTTGGCGATTTACGGACTGGACGACGCATTCGGGATGATGAACTACCCGGTGCTGCGGGACATCCTGGAACGCGACTATTCGGACACCGTTACCGAGCTGAAAGAAAAAATTCGCGTAGACGACGGAACGCGTTCACTGTTCAATGGTATTCACCGCTTCCTGTTCGAGGACGCGGTGGGCGTGCACGGTGGTGAGGTTTCGCGGACCAAGCTGCGCACCGAGTCCAAGGAACGGACCTATCACACCATCCGCCGCAGCAATGCGTGGAGCCGGGTCGTCGCGGAAAAGTTTCCCGACGCGATGCGGTTGTCCATTCACCCACAGCCCGCGCATTCGGAGAAGTTCGGCTTGCAGCTGATGCGGACCGGGGACAGCTGGCTGACGCCGTGGCACGGCGTCGCGCTCGACGACGGGCGCTCCGTGTCGCTGGTGAAGCGGTCCGACGCCGAACGGGTCGACGCGACCATCGTCTGGCGGGAAGACCGGCCCAGCCACTTCGTCGCCCCGCACCTCAGCATCAGGCCCGAGGAGGCGGCCAGGTGA
- a CDS encoding LysR family transcriptional regulator: MDCPYSFGSCRLPQASQRSTGPLARRTGAARWFPVYPRQGRLRRGGIVAAKDPSIHQLRMLLTLAEELHFKRAASRLYLTQPALSQQIHSLEQRLGVQFFTRTSRHVELTPTGQALLPLVEKVVKATDHLRTAASRSVAGASRLRVGMCENVAALTATRGVLGAYRALYPCLGPDIHVLDFVEQTTALDSGEIDAAFVYLPVPDGLHAVPLTTEPRVVCIASSDPLAARSSVTLAELAGLPVVSLASQMFQGGQQFWAADPRPDGSPVRYTDHRVTRFESLLSMASFGGAIAFVPAVAADLYPRPDIRYVPVVDLPHCTFGVVWPAAHRERPQIAALEEICEQLRGEGLPAGVTQDAGVRPDLQPIEC; the protein is encoded by the coding sequence GTGGATTGCCCCTATTCGTTCGGGAGCTGCCGATTGCCACAGGCCAGTCAAAGATCAACGGGGCCGCTGGCCCGGCGGACAGGCGCTGCCAGGTGGTTTCCTGTGTACCCTCGGCAGGGACGGTTGCGACGAGGGGGAATTGTGGCGGCTAAGGACCCATCGATTCACCAGCTGCGCATGCTGCTCACGCTGGCCGAAGAACTCCACTTCAAGCGCGCGGCCAGCCGCCTCTACCTCACGCAGCCCGCGCTCAGCCAGCAAATCCATTCGCTGGAACAGCGCCTCGGCGTGCAGTTCTTCACCCGGACCAGCAGGCACGTCGAGCTGACGCCCACCGGGCAGGCGCTCCTGCCGCTGGTCGAGAAGGTGGTCAAAGCGACCGACCACCTTCGCACGGCGGCGTCCCGCTCGGTGGCCGGCGCGTCCCGGCTGCGGGTCGGCATGTGCGAGAACGTGGCCGCCCTGACCGCCACCCGGGGTGTGCTGGGTGCCTACCGGGCGCTGTACCCCTGCCTCGGCCCGGACATCCACGTGCTCGATTTCGTCGAGCAGACCACCGCGCTGGACAGCGGCGAGATCGACGCCGCGTTCGTCTACCTGCCGGTGCCCGACGGCCTGCACGCGGTGCCGTTGACCACGGAGCCCCGCGTGGTGTGCATCGCCAGCTCGGACCCGCTGGCGGCGCGCTCGTCGGTGACCCTGGCGGAGCTGGCCGGGCTTCCGGTGGTCAGCCTGGCGTCGCAGATGTTCCAGGGCGGCCAGCAGTTCTGGGCCGCCGACCCGCGGCCGGACGGCTCCCCGGTCCGCTACACCGACCACCGCGTCACCCGGTTCGAGTCGCTGCTGTCGATGGCCTCCTTCGGCGGTGCGATCGCCTTCGTCCCGGCCGTGGCGGCCGACCTCTACCCCCGCCCGGACATCCGGTACGTGCCGGTAGTGGACCTGCCCCACTGCACGTTCGGCGTCGTCTGGCCCGCCGCGCACCGGGAACGGCCGCAGATCGCGGCGCTCGAGGAGATCTGCGAGCAACTGCGCGGCGAGGGCCTGCCCGCCGGGGTCACGCAGGACGCCGGTGTCCGGCCGGATCTGCAGCCCATCGAGTGCTGA
- a CDS encoding SDR family oxidoreductase, with amino-acid sequence MTNQILVTGGTGRLGRALVPQLLSDGHAVRVLSRKPPSDERTWRGDLLTGEGLEQAVDGVGVIIHCATGNGRADIAGTRNLIQAAARAGRPHLVYVSIVGVGQVDLAYYRAKLACEQLVERSALPWTIQRTTQFHELIVWMCTSQRWLPMIVMPSGVSFQPVDAGEVAARLARLAGAPPAGRVPDMGGPEVRPAAELARAYARSRASRRPVVSLPMPGAGIRGYREGGHLTPEHADGRITFEQFLAA; translated from the coding sequence GTGACGAACCAGATACTGGTGACGGGCGGCACCGGCCGGCTCGGCCGCGCGCTCGTGCCGCAGCTTCTGTCGGACGGTCATGCCGTCCGCGTCCTGAGCCGCAAGCCGCCATCGGACGAGCGGACGTGGCGCGGTGACCTGCTCACCGGCGAGGGCCTGGAGCAGGCGGTCGACGGCGTCGGCGTGATCATCCACTGCGCGACCGGCAACGGCCGAGCGGACATCGCCGGTACGCGCAACCTCATCCAGGCGGCGGCGCGAGCCGGACGCCCGCACCTGGTGTACGTGTCCATCGTCGGCGTCGGGCAGGTGGACCTGGCTTACTACCGGGCGAAGCTGGCCTGCGAGCAGCTCGTGGAGCGCTCCGCCCTGCCGTGGACGATCCAGCGCACGACCCAGTTCCACGAGCTCATCGTCTGGATGTGCACGAGCCAGCGCTGGTTGCCGATGATCGTGATGCCGAGCGGGGTCAGCTTCCAGCCCGTCGACGCGGGCGAGGTCGCCGCCCGCCTGGCCAGGCTGGCCGGCGCGCCACCGGCCGGCCGGGTGCCGGACATGGGCGGGCCCGAGGTGCGCCCCGCCGCCGAGCTGGCCCGCGCCTACGCTCGCTCGCGTGCCAGCCGCCGGCCGGTGGTGTCGCTGCCGATGCCGGGGGCCGGCATCCGCGGCTACCGCGAAGGGGGACACCTGACCCCTGAGCACGCCGACGGACGCATCACCTTCGAGCAGTTCCTCGCCGCATGA
- a CDS encoding flavin reductase family protein, protein MTGLREVMARFATGITVLTVAGEHCHGMTANAFSSVSLEPPLVLCCVNRKARMHAAIVSAGSFAVSVLKADQEPIARYFADRSRPSGRAQFDGVRWTPGVRTGAPLLAGSLAWLECRLVEAYRGGDHSIVIGQVLSAHCGTGEEALVFFGGAFHRVA, encoded by the coding sequence ATGACCGGGTTGCGCGAGGTGATGGCGCGGTTCGCCACCGGGATCACCGTGCTGACCGTGGCCGGTGAGCACTGCCACGGCATGACCGCCAACGCGTTCAGCTCCGTCTCGCTCGAACCGCCGCTCGTGTTGTGCTGCGTGAACCGCAAGGCGCGGATGCACGCGGCGATCGTGTCCGCCGGCTCGTTCGCGGTGTCGGTGCTGAAGGCCGACCAGGAACCGATCGCCCGGTACTTCGCCGACCGGAGCAGGCCGAGCGGCCGCGCGCAGTTCGACGGCGTGCGCTGGACGCCGGGTGTCCGCACCGGCGCGCCGTTGCTGGCCGGATCGCTGGCCTGGCTGGAATGCCGGCTCGTCGAGGCCTACCGCGGCGGCGACCACTCGATCGTCATCGGCCAGGTGCTGAGCGCGCACTGCGGTACGGGCGAGGAGGCGCTGGTGTTCTTCGGCGGCGCGTTCCACCGGGTGGCCTAG
- a CDS encoding histidine phosphatase family protein, whose translation MATRLLLVRHGETTYNASGVVSGQADVPLTGPGDCQVAALARRLADRRIDHVVSSPLARAVATAEAIAAPHGLGVRLDDDLRELGMGAWEGRTPREIRAREPATFDAWRARPDRVVPEGGESVAALADRAMRAAENLPPGTVVWSTHGGFIGVLLCRLLGVPQHRRSQLHTDNASVSEVYFDGKYPVLRALNATEHLADLLPDHHRPVYASP comes from the coding sequence ATGGCGACCAGGCTGCTGCTCGTCCGGCACGGGGAGACGACCTACAACGCCAGCGGGGTGGTCAGCGGGCAGGCCGACGTGCCGCTCACCGGACCGGGCGACTGCCAGGTCGCCGCGCTGGCCCGGCGGCTGGCGGATCGGCGGATCGATCACGTCGTCAGCTCGCCGCTGGCTCGCGCGGTGGCGACGGCCGAAGCGATAGCGGCACCGCACGGGCTGGGTGTGCGGCTCGACGACGATCTGCGTGAACTGGGCATGGGGGCATGGGAGGGGCGAACGCCACGCGAGATCCGCGCCCGCGAGCCCGCCACCTTCGACGCCTGGCGCGCCCGCCCGGACCGGGTTGTGCCCGAAGGCGGGGAGAGCGTGGCCGCGCTGGCGGACCGCGCCATGCGGGCCGCGGAGAACCTGCCGCCGGGCACGGTTGTCTGGTCCACGCACGGCGGGTTCATCGGGGTGCTGCTCTGCCGGCTGCTCGGCGTTCCCCAGCATCGCCGGAGCCAGTTGCACACGGACAACGCCTCGGTGTCCGAGGTGTATTTCGACGGGAAGTACCCGGTCCTCCGTGCGCTGAACGCGACGGAGCACCTCGCCGATCTTCTGCCGGACCACCACCGGCCGGTCTACGCCAGCCCGTGA